The sequence below is a genomic window from Flectobacillus major DSM 103.
AAGTACCGATTTGTTATTGAATTTACCTGTACTAGCAGCTAGTGGGTTCTCAACTAGCTTACAAAATATCGGTTCTGTCAAAAATCAGGGTATTGAGTTAGGGATTACGACAAGAAATATAGTAACCCCTGATTTTCAGTGGACTACCAATGCTAATATTGCTTTTAACCGCAATGAGGTAATCTCGCTGAATGCCGACGGTTCGCCTATTTATATTCCTTCGGCCTATAGCGGTAGCAATGCCCCGTATATTTTACAACCAGGCTTACCAATGTTTAGTTATTATGTTACTAAGTCGATCGGAATATTGACACAAGCTGATATTGATGACCCCAAGGTAGCTAAAATTAAAAACCAGACAGTTGGAGATACTAAGTATCTGGATGCCAACGGCGATGGGGTAATCAATGCCAACGACCGTATTGTCTATGGGCAGCCTAATCCAAAATACACTTGGGGTATTACCAATACTTTCAAATACAAAAACTTTGATTTGGGTGTACAGGTGTATGGGCAAGTAGGAGGTTCGATACTGTCGTATTTTGGTCGTGCTGTTGATTTTAGTGGAAGTACTACTGCCAATATTTTGGGTATCTGGCGTGAAAGATGGACTCCAGAAAACCAGAACTATGATGCTCCTCGAGGCAAGCTAGCAAGTACTTACACTTTACCGCAGGTTACTTCCGATTGGGTATATTCTACCGATTTTATCCGTATTCAAAATATAACCTTGGGCTATAATTTAAGAGATTTAGCTAAAACAGGGGTGTTTTCTTCCGCTCGTGTGTATATAGCCTTACAAAACTGGTTTAGCCACGACAATTACCGAGGTGGTGTAAACCCCGAAGCCCAAAATACCAATGTAAGTGGCAATGGTAGCTATCCTATTCCTGGCGATTATGGTGCCATGCCACTCAGCAAAACTGCTTCTGTTGGTATTAATCTTACTTTTTAATTAACGATTTTATATTTTATAGGCATGAAAAAATTAGTTTATATTACATTACTTTCGGCTCTCTTCGGACTTACATCCTGCGATGACCAACTAGATCAGAAACCTGTATCTAGTACAACAGCAGAAAGCTTTTATACCAATACCAACGATTTTACACAAGCTATAAATGGCGTTTATAGTAAATTAACATCTTATCCTAGTCAGGTTCTTTGGCTAGGTGAAATGCGAAGCGATAACCTCAATGTATTGCACGACGGTAATAGAGACTGGCAAGGTATTAATGACTTTTCGCCTAATATTACTACAACGGGCTTTATATCAAGTGCTTGGAATGATAATTTTAACGGAATTTTTAATGCTAATTCTGTGCTACAGGCTCTAGAAACTAAAGGGTCGATAATTACAGATGCAACACCTAAAACCCGATTTACGGCCGAAACACGTTTTCTAAGGGCTTTTTATTATTTTCAATTAGTTCGTACTTTTGGCAAAGTACCTTTGATAGAAAAACCCTTAACGGCTGTCGAAGTCGAATCTGTTCCTCGTAGCAATGTAAGCGATATTTATAAACTTATTATTGCCGACTTGGAGTTTGCCTCTCAAAACCTGCCTTTGTCTTATACAGGAGCCAATATTGGGCGTGCAACAAGCAATGCCGCCAAAGGATTGTTGGGCTTGGTATATTTAACTCGCTCTGGGCCAACGTATAATATAGAGGGTGCTGGCTTGGCTAGTAATGAATACGACAAAGCTCTTGCTCTTTTCAATGAAGTGATTGCAAGTAATCAATACCAATTATTACCTAGTTATCCTTCTGTTTTTGCCTACGATAACGAAAACAATAAGGAGGTGATTTTTGATGTACAATTTATGAGCTCTTCAAACGGTGCAGGGTTTCCTAGCCACCTAGTACCAGTTGCTTTTTGGACAGGACAGGGTATTTCTAACGCTTATGGCAATGGGTATGGTGCAAGCAATTTCAATGTTTCAAAAGAACTCAGAGCCTCGTACCTAACCACTAGTGCTTCAGATATAAGAAATACATTTAATATTCAATTGTCATATTCACAGCCTTTTATTAAAAAATACATTGATCTTGCCAAAAGGGGTACTAACGGACGAGATTGGTCTATCAATTTTATTGTATTGCGGTACGCCGATATTCTTTTATTAAAGGCCGAAGCTATTTTGAAAGGAGCAAAAGGAACTCAAACCGAAGTAGATGCCCTAGTTAATCAGGTAAGAAATCGGGCTGGTTTACCTAGTATTGCCAATGTAAGCTTTGATGCCCTTCTGGAGGAAAGAAGAAAAGAGTTTTTGGGTGAAGGTATCCGATGGAACGACCTTGTTCGTTCGGGCAATGCTATAACTAAAATGAATGCTTGGATAAAGAATGACGGAATCCTAACCATTAATCCTATTATCCCTGAATTTTTGATTTATCCTGTACCAGCTACCGAAATTGGTACAAAGGTAGGTTTATATCAGCAAAATCCAGGCTATAATTAAAACTCACATACATCTTGTAATACATACGTAGCGATTAAGTTTGCTGCGTATGTTTTGTTTTATAGAAGAAAATAAGAATACGTATTTTATCGGGGCTTTTTGTATTTATGGCCTATTCAATAATGAAGAATTTAGTAAAATTAATAGTATATCTTTGTGTTTATCTAATGGTTGTTTATTCCAAAGCACAAACGGGTATTACTTCTTGGCCAACTATTACCCAAGAAGCAAAACCTTGGACTCGCTGGTGGTGGATGGGCAATGCAGTAGATGAACCAAACCTTCGTTGGAGCCTTTCCGAATATGCTAAAGTGGGCTTGGGAGGTGTCGAAATTACACCTATTTATGGAGCAAAAGGCTACGAAAATCAATATATTGATTTTTTGTCGGAAAAATGGCTTGAAAAAGTAGATTTTACCACTCAGACAGCCCAGCAGTTTGGCATGGGTGTTGACCTCAATTTAGGAACTGGTTGGCCCTTTGGTGGCCCACAAATAACGCCACAAAATGCTTCTTCCAAGCTTTTTTTACAGCAATATCAATTAAAAGAAGGAGCATATTTACAAGACAAAATAACGGTATTACAACTGTCTAAACAAAAATACGAGACATCGTTACAGGCCCTAACAGCCTATTCAAAAGATGGTATGATCCAAATTATTACCGACCAAGTAAATGCCGAAGGAAAGTTGCAGTGGCAAGCTCCCAAAGGTGATTGGACATTATATGCTCTATTTTTAGGAAAAACTGGGCAGAAAGTAAAACGAGCTGCCCCCGCAGGTGAAGGCTGGGTTATGGATCACTTTTCAGGAATAGCCTTAAAACAGTATTTAAATCGCTTTAATGATGCTTTTGGTCAAAAATTACCTGCTATTCGAGCTTTTTTCAACGATAGCTATGAGGTGTACGATGCCAACTTTACACCTGATTTTATAGCCGAATTTCAACAACGTCGTGGGTATGATTTACGTTATTATCTCAGAGAAGTATTCTCGGAGGAAAATGATGAAAAAACTGCTCGAATAAAAGCTGATTTCCGAGCTACACTGTCAGATTTGCTCCTCGAAAAGTTTATGAAACCATGGGTTCGATGGGCACATCAGCACCAAAAGATTATTAAAAACCAAGCTCATGGCTCGCCTGCCAATATTTTGGACTTATACGCTCAGGCCGATATTCCCGAATGTGAAACTTTTGGGTCGAGTTATTTTGCTATTACTGGCTTGAGAAGAGATACCGCCGATATTCGGAAGGTACACCCCGAACCTTTGATGCCCAAATTTGCTACTTCAGCGGCACATGTAAGTGGTAAAAAATGGGTTTCTTCGGAGGCTTTTACTTGGCTGACAGAACATTTTAAAACTTCGCTTGCACAATGTAAACCCGAAGCCGAGCAGCTTTTTTTGGCAGGAGCGAATCATATTTTCTTTCATGGTACAACCTATTCTCCCCAAAATATTCTTTGGCCTGGTTGGATGTTTTATGCAGGTGTTAATTTTTCGCCCAATAATACTTTTTGGCCGCACCTTTCAGGTTTAACTCATTACATTGCTCGCTGTCAGGCAATCTTGCAGGACGGCCAACCCGACAACGAACTATTGGTATATTGGCCTATTCATGATATTTGGCACAAAAAAAGTGATTTATTACAACAAATTAGGGTGCATGAAGTAAACGACTGGCTCTATCCAGAGGCCTTTTATCGTGTAGTTTCTCTTTTGCATAAACAAGGATATGCTACTGATTTTATATCTGATAAGTTATTACAAAATGCAGTTGTCAAAAATGGGCAAATAATTACCTCTAATTTTGGCAATACCTATAAGGCTATTGTTGTGCCTAGTACCCAAAAAATGCCTATCGAAACATTCATGCAGTTAATTGACTTGGCCAATCGGGGGGCTACTGTTATTTTTGAGGACTTACCACAAAGTGTTCCGGGTTTTGGGCATTGGTTAGAAAGAGAAAATCAATTAAAAAATCTTGACAAAGGACAAATAACCATTACTAAACAAATTGTAGAAGTACTTACTAGAAAACGTATTGAGGCCGAAACACTTGTTGAAACGGGCTTACAGTTTATTCGGCGACGAAATAAAAAGGGAGTCGTGTATTATTTGGTCAATCATACCAGTAATACAATAGAAGGTAATATTCCACTCAATAGCTGTAGCGTATTGGTAAGTATTTTAGACCCACAAACGGGAAATATAGGTAAAGCGAAATCGTATTTTAGTCAAAACAAAACCTTTGTTAAACTCAAATTACGTTCAGGAGAAAGCCTTTTTTTACAAACATATTCCAAAAATCAGCCAATACCTGCATGGAGTTATGATGAAGAACAAAAGCCCATCCAAATACAAGGAAAATGGACTATTGATTTTAGAGAGGGAGGGCCTATTTTGCCACAAAAAATTCAGATAGACACGCTCAAATTATGGACAGACTTGTCGGATGAAGCTATGCAAAACTATTCGGGTGCTGGTGGATATTCCATATATTTTGAACTTAACAAAACGGCTAAAGATTATTATTTAGATTTAGGGAAATTAGCTGAAAGTGCAGAAGTGTTTGTCAATAAAAAATCCGCTGGAATAGTTTGGAGTGTGCCAAGTCGTTTAAAAATAGGATATTTGCTGAAAAATGGACGAAATTTTCTTCAGATAGAAGTACGTAATTTGATGGCCAATCGGATAAGATATATGGACAAAAACAAAGAAATTTGGCGAAATTACCACGAAATCAACTTTGTAAATGCCCATTATCAACCTTTCGATGCTAGTAACTGGCGTATAATGGATGCTGGTTTGGCGGGTCCTGTAACCTTGATTCCTTGTAAGTGATTTTGCAAAACAGTGTTAATATATTGTATTGCTACTTATTCAATTTGTAATTAGCCAAGAGTATTCGATTTTAGCGAATACAAAATAGTAAGATAAATACATGCTAAAACATATAATATCGTATGAAAAAAATAGTATTGAGTCTGATTTTGACTTTATTAGGTATACGCATTACTACTGCTCAGACACTCCCAAAAACAACTAAAACTCGTCCAAATATTGTACTGATTGTAGCCGACGATCTGGGCTTCGGCGATGTTGGTTTTAATGGGCAGCAGCTTATCAAAACGCCCAACATAGACCGTTTAGCATCGCAGGGTATGAAGTTTTCACAATTTTATGCTGGCACATCAGTGTGTGCACCTTCTCGCTCGGCTTTAATTTCGGGCTTGCATACTGGGCATACTTATATCCGAGGCAACAAAGGCGTACAGCCTGAAGGACAAGAACCTATTGCCGATTCTGTGTTAACTGTAGCCGAAGTTTTGAAAAAAGCAGGTTATATTACGGGTGCATTTGGTAAATGGGGGCTGGGGCCGGTGGGTTCGGAAGGCGACCCCAACAAGCAAGGATTTGACCAGTTTTTTGGGTATAACTGCCAAACATTAGCACACCGCTATTACCCCAATCATTTATGGAATAATGCCGAAAAAATAGTGCTAGAGGCCAACGAGAATTTGGTAAAGAATAAAATTTATGCCCCAGATTTAATTCAAAATAAGGCATTAGATTTTATAGAATCACAGAGAAATGGAAAACCATTTTTCTTGTTTTTACCTTATATATTACCTCATGCAGAGCTGATTGTACCAGAAGATAGTATTTTTCAATATTATAAAGGAAAGTTTGCTGAAAAGCCTTTCAAAGGACATGATTATGGCCCCAAAGCAACTGTTGGAGGGTATGCTTCTCAGGAATATCCTCATGCAGCTTTTGCTGCTATGGTTACTCGATTAGACTGGTATGTGGGGCAAGTGGTGGCCAAACTAAAAGAAAAAGGACTAGACAAAAATACTATTATTGTTTTTTCAAGCGACAACGGCCCTCATGTTGAAGGAGGGGCTGACCCTAGTTTTTTCAAAAGTAGTGGGAAATTTAAGGGGGTAAAGCGTGATTTGTATGAAGGTGGTATTCGAGAGCCTTTTATAGTTACTTGGCCGAATGTTATCAAACCTAATTCTAAAAGTGATCATATTGGTGCTTTTTGGGATTTGTTACCAACTTTTGCAGAATTGGGTGGAGTATCTATTCCTAAAGGTATAGATGGTATTTCGTTTGCTTCGTTGTTGACTGGCAAGGGTAAACAGCGTCAGCATAATTATTTGTACTGGGAATTTCATGAACAGGGAGGAAAGCAGGCCATTCGTCAAGGGAAATGGAAGGCTATTCGCCTGAATGCTATTGATAATCCTGACGGCCCTGTTGAATTATATGATTTGGAAAAAGATCCAAGTGAAGCTCAAGATTTGGCTAACCAGTACCCTGAAAAAGCCAAAGAATTGGGCGATCTTATTAAAAGGTCGCATCGGCCATCGGCATTATTTCCTTTTTATAGAACCACTAAATAGATTCAACGTTACGACTGTTGCTTTCATGGCTCCAACAAACAAAAAACCCAGGCAAAATGCTTGGGTTTTTGAAAGTTATCAAACTAAATCTGCATTTGAGTTGACACTGCAGATTCAATCGGGATTTAGGGTTTATGAAGTGTAATTTTGATAAAAGACTTGGGTTAAAATACATCAAACCACAGCTTGGTCAACAGGTTGTCTGTTCCTTGTTTGGCAACAGCCGCTTTATAATTGGCAGTATTAAGGGCTTGTTCGCCAGTTGGGTATGTAAGGCGTAAAGGAAACGAGCCATTGAGTACACCAGCATAAGCAGGCTTCAATTTTGGATAATCCAAGCGTCTCCACTCGGTATAAGCTTCCTGACCTTGGCTAAATAAAGCGAGCCATTTTTGTTCACCAATAGATTTTTTGTAATTAGTAGCATCATAAGCCACCGAAGTTTGGGTTAGGTATTGTGCAATATCGGCTGTACCAACCTTAAATTGTTGTAAAGAAGCTGTAATAGCTTGTTTGTACAGAGCCTCGGCATTGTCGCTAATAAAGCCTCGTTGTGCCGCCTCGCTAAGGTTGAAAAGTACTTCTGAGTAGGTCAAGAAAATAGCAGGCGTAGTAGCCGCTGTAAAATAGTCACCTAATTTAGAAGTTTTTGAGAAACCCAAACGTGAAGCTGAATCGGCTGGTAATCCATTGGTAACACCAATATACCCTGCTGGAGTGGCATCGGCTGTTTTGTTGGCAAAAATACCCAGACGTGGGTCATTCAAGCTTACCAATTTATCAATAACAGATTTACTTACACGATAATCATCGCGGGTTTCACGGTCACGAGCTACAGGGTTTTGATTGGGCGATGCCAAATAAGCCAATTGAGCTATTTCGTCGTTGCTGGCAATCAGGTTATTTTTATTGCTGGCTACTTCGGCTATAACGGTTTTGGCTGTTTGTGGGTCACGGTCGGCAATACGCAATGCTACACGCAAACGCAAAGAGTTGGCAAATTTTTTCCATCTCGACAAGTTACCATTATAAATCACATCGCCTTTAATAGGATTGCTATTGAGGTCGATAAGGTCAGAAGCTTTTTTTAAGTTGGCCAAAACGCCCGCATATACATCTTTTTGTTCGTCGTATTGTGGTGTTAGGTATTGGTCTATATTAAGGGCTTGGCTATATGGAATATTGCCGTACAACTCTGTCAGAATTTGGAAAGACCAAGACTGTAGAATCAAACCCACAGCTTGATAATTAGGGTTGTTGGTTTTTTGGCCAATCTTAATTACCTCGGCATAATCATTGAGGCTTTGGGTATAATAGTTGGTCCAAATATTTTGGACATTGGTAGGGTTTACTACATATTTGTCAACATCTGTATATTGGATTTTGGCCCAGTGTTGTACAAACAAAGTGGTAGTTTCCATTGAGGCATCCGACCCTAATAACAAGTCAGCATTAGCTTTGATAGCATTGGCCAAAAGGTACTCGGGCTGAGCTGTTGTAGACTCGTTGGGGTTTTTATTGATTTTTTCTAATTCATTTTGGCAAGCACTCAGCGAAGTAGCCATTGCCAAAGTAATTACACCTTTGAATATATTTTTGATAGTCATTTTCTGAATTT
It includes:
- a CDS encoding RagB/SusD family nutrient uptake outer membrane protein; the protein is MKKLVYITLLSALFGLTSCDDQLDQKPVSSTTAESFYTNTNDFTQAINGVYSKLTSYPSQVLWLGEMRSDNLNVLHDGNRDWQGINDFSPNITTTGFISSAWNDNFNGIFNANSVLQALETKGSIITDATPKTRFTAETRFLRAFYYFQLVRTFGKVPLIEKPLTAVEVESVPRSNVSDIYKLIIADLEFASQNLPLSYTGANIGRATSNAAKGLLGLVYLTRSGPTYNIEGAGLASNEYDKALALFNEVIASNQYQLLPSYPSVFAYDNENNKEVIFDVQFMSSSNGAGFPSHLVPVAFWTGQGISNAYGNGYGASNFNVSKELRASYLTTSASDIRNTFNIQLSYSQPFIKKYIDLAKRGTNGRDWSINFIVLRYADILLLKAEAILKGAKGTQTEVDALVNQVRNRAGLPSIANVSFDALLEERRKEFLGEGIRWNDLVRSGNAITKMNAWIKNDGILTINPIIPEFLIYPVPATEIGTKVGLYQQNPGYN
- a CDS encoding glycosyl hydrolase, with the translated sequence MKNLVKLIVYLCVYLMVVYSKAQTGITSWPTITQEAKPWTRWWWMGNAVDEPNLRWSLSEYAKVGLGGVEITPIYGAKGYENQYIDFLSEKWLEKVDFTTQTAQQFGMGVDLNLGTGWPFGGPQITPQNASSKLFLQQYQLKEGAYLQDKITVLQLSKQKYETSLQALTAYSKDGMIQIITDQVNAEGKLQWQAPKGDWTLYALFLGKTGQKVKRAAPAGEGWVMDHFSGIALKQYLNRFNDAFGQKLPAIRAFFNDSYEVYDANFTPDFIAEFQQRRGYDLRYYLREVFSEENDEKTARIKADFRATLSDLLLEKFMKPWVRWAHQHQKIIKNQAHGSPANILDLYAQADIPECETFGSSYFAITGLRRDTADIRKVHPEPLMPKFATSAAHVSGKKWVSSEAFTWLTEHFKTSLAQCKPEAEQLFLAGANHIFFHGTTYSPQNILWPGWMFYAGVNFSPNNTFWPHLSGLTHYIARCQAILQDGQPDNELLVYWPIHDIWHKKSDLLQQIRVHEVNDWLYPEAFYRVVSLLHKQGYATDFISDKLLQNAVVKNGQIITSNFGNTYKAIVVPSTQKMPIETFMQLIDLANRGATVIFEDLPQSVPGFGHWLERENQLKNLDKGQITITKQIVEVLTRKRIEAETLVETGLQFIRRRNKKGVVYYLVNHTSNTIEGNIPLNSCSVLVSILDPQTGNIGKAKSYFSQNKTFVKLKLRSGESLFLQTYSKNQPIPAWSYDEEQKPIQIQGKWTIDFREGGPILPQKIQIDTLKLWTDLSDEAMQNYSGAGGYSIYFELNKTAKDYYLDLGKLAESAEVFVNKKSAGIVWSVPSRLKIGYLLKNGRNFLQIEVRNLMANRIRYMDKNKEIWRNYHEINFVNAHYQPFDASNWRIMDAGLAGPVTLIPCK
- a CDS encoding arylsulfatase: MKKIVLSLILTLLGIRITTAQTLPKTTKTRPNIVLIVADDLGFGDVGFNGQQLIKTPNIDRLASQGMKFSQFYAGTSVCAPSRSALISGLHTGHTYIRGNKGVQPEGQEPIADSVLTVAEVLKKAGYITGAFGKWGLGPVGSEGDPNKQGFDQFFGYNCQTLAHRYYPNHLWNNAEKIVLEANENLVKNKIYAPDLIQNKALDFIESQRNGKPFFLFLPYILPHAELIVPEDSIFQYYKGKFAEKPFKGHDYGPKATVGGYASQEYPHAAFAAMVTRLDWYVGQVVAKLKEKGLDKNTIIVFSSDNGPHVEGGADPSFFKSSGKFKGVKRDLYEGGIREPFIVTWPNVIKPNSKSDHIGAFWDLLPTFAELGGVSIPKGIDGISFASLLTGKGKQRQHNYLYWEFHEQGGKQAIRQGKWKAIRLNAIDNPDGPVELYDLEKDPSEAQDLANQYPEKAKELGDLIKRSHRPSALFPFYRTTK
- a CDS encoding SusD/RagB family nutrient-binding outer membrane lipoprotein, whose protein sequence is MTIKNIFKGVITLAMATSLSACQNELEKINKNPNESTTAQPEYLLANAIKANADLLLGSDASMETTTLFVQHWAKIQYTDVDKYVVNPTNVQNIWTNYYTQSLNDYAEVIKIGQKTNNPNYQAVGLILQSWSFQILTELYGNIPYSQALNIDQYLTPQYDEQKDVYAGVLANLKKASDLIDLNSNPIKGDVIYNGNLSRWKKFANSLRLRVALRIADRDPQTAKTVIAEVASNKNNLIASNDEIAQLAYLASPNQNPVARDRETRDDYRVSKSVIDKLVSLNDPRLGIFANKTADATPAGYIGVTNGLPADSASRLGFSKTSKLGDYFTAATTPAIFLTYSEVLFNLSEAAQRGFISDNAEALYKQAITASLQQFKVGTADIAQYLTQTSVAYDATNYKKSIGEQKWLALFSQGQEAYTEWRRLDYPKLKPAYAGVLNGSFPLRLTYPTGEQALNTANYKAAVAKQGTDNLLTKLWFDVF